The segment AATATATTCCTCTTTTTCCTTTTTCAATCGCTCACGCTGTAACTCTCTTTCCATGCGTTGATTTTCTTTTATCCCTTTCAACTTTTTTGTTTTACTTATACTGCTGTCATGCTCTGCCTCCGTTTTTCTTTTACCTTCTGCTACGATCTCTTCTATGTCAGTAAACAGTTTTACTTTCTTTTGAAGCTCCCTCTCTTTGCTTTTCTCATCCAATTCTTTTTCAAATTCAATGATTTTTTCAATCTCATCAATACTCTTCCCGTAGTATTTTGATAAGTGGTCAAGAAGCTTTAAGGTATGGAGATTTCCTTCTTCATTTATCATGTAAATCTCAGTTAGATCTCTGGCATCAAACTTAATTTTCACACGTTTGCTTCCATTATTTCTGGCTGATTCAAACCAGTTATTTTGTAAACTATATTCAGATGCATATAGTAGCTTCTTGTATCTTAGTCCTTGAGGCGTAATGGTTGCCGTATCAGACTGCAATAAATTTATCTTGATAACTTCTTCGGGTAACTTCCTCAACTGACCTTTCTGATGTCTTAATCCAAATCTCCATATTTCTCTTGGAATTTTTTCAACTCCTGCTTCCAACATTTCTTCGGTCAATTCATAATCTTGTAGAACGTGATGATTATTATGGAAAAGGATTAACTTAATAATGATTGCCGTCAATTCGTCAATTGTTAGATTTGCTTTTAGCCTTAAGTCACTTTCTCCACGTTCACGAACTCTTTTTCCACTTATTGAAGCACCATCTACGTGCGGAGCCAGTTGCATTTGGATTTGATTCAAAGCTTGTTCAACAACTCCTTTTAGTTCAGGGCGGTAGCTTGGGCTATTTTGTATTGAAATTCCCAATCCTTCAATTGCACTTTCGATTCGACTACCATTTAATTCTCCTCGATCCGTAAAGATTCTATTAGGAATACAAGCTACATCCCATTCATCATCATCTATCTCAATTCCATATCTTGCACAAAACTGTTTTTTTGATGTCATGCTGTTTTGCAAAGCAACCATTGCCCCACTATAAGCATTTAATGATTCAAACGATAGATTGAATCCGACTATTAATCGTGAATAGACATCTACTACAAGGTGTAACAATGGTTTCCCCACAAGGATGTTCCTGTTTACACTGGATACGCAAGTCACATTAAGGGGTGTTGAATCTGTCTGCCATAATGTAGCTGGCCCTAACCCTGCATCTTGAGATGAATTTCCAATAATCGCTCTGTGTTTCTGATGGTACACCCTTGAGCCATGTCGCTTTGAAACTTCATGTTTAAGTTGGTTAAAAGCTCTGTACCAATAATAAAATTGATGATAGGTCGGGATATCTGCTTTCAAAATTGGAATAATCACACCGTTTTGTTCTTCCTTTTCAATCGTGAAAAAGTCTTTTATCATCAGCTCATATGCTGTTTTTAATGTGTTTTGCTTTTTGTTGTAAAAATAGCGATTGAGACTGATCATGAAAATTTTCTTCATTTTTTCATCTACATTGACCCCTTTTTTGATACCATACTTTCGAGGTCTTCCCCTTTTCACTTCACTAACTTTTTTATCTCGACCTTTTGCTCCACAATTATAAAAATTGGGAAGCAAAGCATTACGAACCTTTCCTCCTTTCCAATACTTAATTAAATAATCCTTTATAGTATTTTTACTCACTTGAAAAACGGAAACCGAATGATTAATCACCTTCTGCCGATATTTACGAAGATAGATTTGTTCTTCGTGTTCAACTTGTTGAAGTACATAGGTAATGATTTCATATGCACGATCTCTTCGTTGCTTTTCAGCACCGCTCAAATCCTCTTCATAAACATGTCTAAAATACGGGTCTTCTTTTAACAAAGTAACTTCTCCATCAGCCATAGCGACAAATATATCTTCTTTATTAATCGGATATGGCCATCTACTCCCTTCATCCATGGCAATTACATATATAATAGAAGAAAATCGGTTTACAAATACAATTCGGATGATTTCTCCATCCTTGTTTCGTAGCAACATATTCTCCACTAATTCCATACATGCTCCTCCATTTCCATTAGAGTTAGGTTCTTAACCGTTTCCGACAGGTCTATTAATTGATACAAATTTACTCGAATATCTTTTTTCGCTATTAAATATCGGAATAGGAATAAACCCGTTCCCTTTGCTAACCCCTCTGTTTTATCAAATTGTCTTAAAACGTTTCTAACTGGCAAATGATCATTGTTAAACAGTTCGCTTAATAAATGAGTAGATAATAAATCTTTATCAAATTCTTCTTCGTTACCTTCCAGTAAGGTTTCTCTGATCCATTCAAGATTTTTTGCAAGTATACGTGGCATTTGCTTTTCCGTAATCACTTTCCACTCAATTCCTTTTTCGCTCCAGTATCGCCTTTCAATTTCAAGCTTCTCCCATGTGATTTTCCTTTTTAGCTCGGATGTATTTTTTACAGTGCGGGCAATTAATCTCTCTTTACCTTTTTCATCTCTTAGCGTCAGCAAAAAATTGGTTATAATAACGAATGGTTCATTTGTGTCTTTGTCTCGATATTTGTCAAATCTTAAATCATCAATATTTATCGTTTCCATCACATCAAGCAATGGGTAAGTTTCACGAATATCAATCACACTTGAATGATATTCGAATAGTAAAAATGCTCTGTACTGTATGTCCGACTGCAAATGGAAAATTCGTGGAATTTTTATTCCCTTTATACGTGTAGCTCTACCCAAAGATGAATAATCAGATGTTTTTGTCCAAGGGATGTAATTGATTCCAATCCCCTGTCCCCTCCCCTCCTTAAGGTATTTTTGTACTTTTATACTTGTTGAATAATATGATGAAACCATTGCTACCCCTTCCAAACCAGAGGGCAAAATAAAAACCACAATTTCATATAGTCAACGCCCTCTGTTTTTTTTTGAGGATTTGACTAAGAAATCGTGGTTTCCATCTCAATATTTGATTTTTGCTTATACAATCCATTTTCCTCCTATTTCGCAACAACAATCACACTCACTACAGATTCACTTGTAGATAAATATTATCCAAGTCCTCTTGAAGAAGCCCCAAATACCTTTTTGTTTCTGCTATTGAACGGTGATTGAGTGCAATTGAAATATAGTCTAATGAAATTCCGCTTTTGAAAGCCCAGTACCCCCATGTCTTTCGCATCCCATGAGTACCGAAAGATTCCTCTACACCAACCATATCGCACGCTTGATTTAACATCATGACAGCGTACTGACGGGAAATTGGCTTGTTTTTGCCGACCCTGCTAACAAACAAGTAATCGTCTGGACATCCATCATATTCAGCCATATACTCTTTAATTGCTTTTTTCAAGTTTGGTGTGACTGGAAACCGTTTGTATTTGCCCGTTTTCTTTTCATTTAATTCGATAAACTCTGCAGGCTTCTTTCCATCCCATACATGATTAACTTTCAAGCTTAGGATATCGCTGATGCGAAGTGCGGATGTAATACCAACCATAAATAGTAGATAATCTCGTTTGTTTTTTCCTCGAAGATAACCTTTGACAGCTTCCAGTTGCTTTTTGCATCGGATTGGATTGACAACGTTCATTTCTATCACCTCCCTCTCAAGAGTTGACACAATTATTATAAACTGGACTTTCAGTAAAGTCCAACACCTACAGGAGAAAGGTGATTTTTAAGAATGCTAATTTAACAGCATTCCTTAGTTTACAAAACCCGATTTTGTAAAGTAGATTTATCCTTTACCCTTTTGAATTTATATATATCTTCATCAATCACCTATTGGTTTTCAACATATCCTGTGGTAAGCAATAAAAAATACTCTCAATACAAAATCCCCATAAAAAAACAACGCAACCAATTTTAGGTTTACGTTGTTTTTCTGTTATATATATAAGGATTTTTCATTCCAGTCTACTTCATTCAAATTATTTTTAAATGCATACATTAAAAGGTCTTCAGTTCCCAATGTAGAATCGAATATCTCTTTATCACAGTAAGAACAATAAAAATGAGGGATGTTCTTGATTATAATTTTACGTGGTCCAATAAAAAACTCACTATTCCCTTCTCGCCTTTTGGCTGTACTTCCACAGGAGCAAGTTGTTTTCACTCTATAATCATTTTTTTCGGGAGCCAAGATCATAATCCCACCTCTTTCGTAATTATTCTTAGTATATGCAAATAAAAGCTTATTTATAATATTGTTATCACGCTAATCGTCTGTTCATTTAATATTACCAGAACAAGTCGTCCTTTACCAGTACCCTTGCTTCCCGAAATGACAAGAGCAAGGTTAGGGTGAAGATGTTTAACTTTCTCAGTATTTTCAGGATGATGATGATCTACGTTAAGTCGAACACCAGTTACCATTGAAGCAGATAGAACACATTCTCGAACTTCCTCACTATTGTTCCATCCTCTTTTTTCTGGATGATTATCATCTAACAAAGCATCATATACAAGTCGCTCTAATACATGTTTTTCAAAATCAATAAAAGGACCTTTTTTCAATATCTGTACCAAATTATCTCGAATCTCTATCAATCTATCTTTACTGAGGGTTATGGGGATTCCCATCGGGACACCGTTTCCAGACGTTCTGTTTAA is part of the Lysinibacillus sp. FSL K6-0232 genome and harbors:
- a CDS encoding Mu transposase C-terminal domain-containing protein, with protein sequence MELVENMLLRNKDGEIIRIVFVNRFSSIIYVIAMDEGSRWPYPINKEDIFVAMADGEVTLLKEDPYFRHVYEEDLSGAEKQRRDRAYEIITYVLQQVEHEEQIYLRKYRQKVINHSVSVFQVSKNTIKDYLIKYWKGGKVRNALLPNFYNCGAKGRDKKVSEVKRGRPRKYGIKKGVNVDEKMKKIFMISLNRYFYNKKQNTLKTAYELMIKDFFTIEKEEQNGVIIPILKADIPTYHQFYYWYRAFNQLKHEVSKRHGSRVYHQKHRAIIGNSSQDAGLGPATLWQTDSTPLNVTCVSSVNRNILVGKPLLHLVVDVYSRLIVGFNLSFESLNAYSGAMVALQNSMTSKKQFCARYGIEIDDDEWDVACIPNRIFTDRGELNGSRIESAIEGLGISIQNSPSYRPELKGVVEQALNQIQMQLAPHVDGASISGKRVRERGESDLRLKANLTIDELTAIIIKLILFHNNHHVLQDYELTEEMLEAGVEKIPREIWRFGLRHQKGQLRKLPEEVIKINLLQSDTATITPQGLRYKKLLYASEYSLQNNWFESARNNGSKRVKIKFDARDLTEIYMINEEGNLHTLKLLDHLSKYYGKSIDEIEKIIEFEKELDEKSKERELQKKVKLFTDIEEIVAEGKRKTEAEHDSSISKTKKLKGIKENQRMERELQRERLKKEKEEYITPSEEILVENNDGDGLSLFRSLRDRNEV
- a CDS encoding TnsA endonuclease N-terminal domain-containing protein: MVSSYYSTSIKVQKYLKEGRGQGIGINYIPWTKTSDYSSLGRATRIKGIKIPRIFHLQSDIQYRAFLLFEYHSSVIDIRETYPLLDVMETINIDDLRFDKYRDKDTNEPFVIITNFLLTLRDEKGKERLIARTVKNTSELKRKITWEKLEIERRYWSEKGIEWKVITEKQMPRILAKNLEWIRETLLEGNEEEFDKDLLSTHLLSELFNNDHLPVRNVLRQFDKTEGLAKGTGLFLFRYLIAKKDIRVNLYQLIDLSETVKNLTLMEMEEHVWN
- a CDS encoding site-specific integrase, coding for MNVVNPIRCKKQLEAVKGYLRGKNKRDYLLFMVGITSALRISDILSLKVNHVWDGKKPAEFIELNEKKTGKYKRFPVTPNLKKAIKEYMAEYDGCPDDYLFVSRVGKNKPISRQYAVMMLNQACDMVGVEESFGTHGMRKTWGYWAFKSGISLDYISIALNHRSIAETKRYLGLLQEDLDNIYLQVNL
- a CDS encoding YgiT-type zinc finger protein, giving the protein MILAPEKNDYRVKTTCSCGSTAKRREGNSEFFIGPRKIIIKNIPHFYCSYCDKEIFDSTLGTEDLLMYAFKNNLNEVDWNEKSLYI